The Mercurialis annua linkage group LG2, ddMerAnnu1.2, whole genome shotgun sequence genome contains a region encoding:
- the LOC126667790 gene encoding actin-related protein 9 isoform X2, whose product MDYLKTVVPSQLIAERGSNLVVINPGSANVRIGLAPQDTPYDIPHCIARYTNQTPKLNVKDQMLNSQVTTAQHMEREKAYDIIASYLKIPFLDEEVANSSFPRKTGRVDGFNSQSGRKDVPLTWTNVYEKETDFSLASERPTNEGQIGESAEKHGNADAKEASTSKYRKFICGGEALRISPAEPYCLHRPIRRGHLNISQHYSLQQVLEDLHAIWDWILIEKLQLPHSGRNKFAAILVLPETFDNREIKEMISVVLQDLCFSSVVVHQEGIAAIFGNGLSTACVVNIGAQVTSVICIEDGVAVPNTEKTLPFGGEDISRCLLWTQRHHQTWPQFRTDILTKPIDMLMLNRLRESYCEIKEGEVDAIALVQSYEDGMPAGSHKTRLNALNVPPMGLFYPMLFVPDVYPPPPRSWFHDCEDMLEDAWHVEYPRKPDMSDGLYPGFNGLPMWDNYPVFASKPKKEEKIGLAEAITNSILSTGRIDLKRKLFCSIQLIGGVALTHGLISVAEERVLLAIPTNEAIDTVECLIMQTIITLSILTWQHGGLIKGGIFR is encoded by the exons ATG GATTACTTGAAAACGGTAGTGCCGTCACAACTCATCGCCGAGAGAGGCTCTAATTTAGTTGTCATAAATCCAG GTTCTGCAAACGTTAGAATTGGACTTGCACCACAGGATACTCCTTATGATATTCCTCACTGTATCGCTCGTTACACCAATCAAACTCCTAAATTAAATGTTAAAGATCAG ATGCTGAATTCTCAGGTCACGACAGCACAACACATGGAGCGCGAGAAAGCGTATGATATT ATTGCTTCGTATTTGAAGATACCGTTTCTAGACGAAGAGGTTGCTAATAGTTCTTTCCCGCGCAAG ACTGGACGTGTTGATGGATTTAATTCGCAGAGTGGAAGGAAGGATGTGCCTTTAACATGGACTAATGTGTATGAGAAGGAAACTGATTTTTCTTTGGCATCGG AAAGACCAACAAATGAAGGTCAGATCGGCGAGTCTGCAGAGAAGCATGGAAATGCAGATGCTAAGGAGGCTAGCACAAGTAAATACCGAAAATTCATTTGTGGTGGGGAAGCACTAAGAATTTCCCCTGCAGAGCCATATTGCTTACATCGTCCTATTCGAAGGGGtcatttaaacatttcacaGCATTATTCCTTGCAGCAG GTGCTTGAGGACCTGCATGCTATTTGGGATTGGATTTTGATAGAGAAACTGCAGCTTCCTCATTCTGGAAGAAATAAGTTTGCTGCGATCCTTGTTTTGCCTGAAACATTTGATAATCGTG AAATAAAAGAAATGATATCTGTTGTGCTACAAGATTTGTGCTTTAGCTCGGTAGTAGTACACCAG GAAGGTATTGCAGCAATTTTTGGAAATGGGTTATCAACAGCATGTGTCGTAAATATTGGTGCTCAAGTGACATCTGTCATCTGCATTGAG GATGGAGTTGCTGTACCTAATACAGAAAAGACTTTGCCCTTCGGCGGAGAG gaCATATCTAGATGTCTGCTCTGGACTCAGAGGCATCATCAGACATGGCCCCAATTTCGAACTGACATTTTGACAAAGCCTATAGACATGCTGATGCTTAACAGGCTGAGGGAGTCTTATTGTGAGATCAAG GAGGGAGAGGTCGATGCTATTGCTCTAGTTCAGTCTTATGAGGATGGTATGCCAGCTGGATCTCATAAAACCAGGCTAAATGCTCTTAAT GTACCTCCTATGGGTTTGTTCTACCCAATGCTGTTTGTTCCAGATGTTTATCCTCCACCTCCACGTTCATG GTTCCATGACTGTGAGGATATGCTAGAAGATGCATGGCATGTGGAATACCCTCGAAAACCAGACATGTCAGATGGTTTATATCCTGGTTTTAATGGATTGCCAATGTGGGATAACTATCCAGTTTTTGCTTCTAAGCCTAAGAAAGAAGAGAAGATTGGTCTTGCAGAAGCTATCACCAATAGCATCCTCTCAACTG GGCGTATAGACTTGAAGAGGAAACTATTTTGCAGCATACAATTG ATTGGTGGAGTGGCTTTGACACATGGTCTCATTTCTGTAGCAGAAGAGAG AGTCTTACTTGCAATTCCTACTAATGAAGCAATTGACACTGTCGAG TGTCTGATAATGCAGACAATAATAACTTTGAGCATCCTAACATGGCAACATGGAGGGCTAATAAAGGGTGGCATCTTTAGATAG
- the LOC126667790 gene encoding actin-related protein 9 isoform X1 produces the protein MDYLKTVVPSQLIAERGSNLVVINPGSANVRIGLAPQDTPYDIPHCIARYTNQTPKLNVKDQMLNSQVTTAQHMEREKAYDIIASYLKIPFLDEEVANSSFPRKTGRVDGFNSQSGRKDVPLTWTNVYEKETDFSLASERPTNEGQIGESAEKHGNADAKEASTSKYRKFICGGEALRISPAEPYCLHRPIRRGHLNISQHYSLQQVLEDLHAIWDWILIEKLQLPHSGRNKFAAILVLPETFDNREIKEMISVVLQDLCFSSVVVHQEGIAAIFGNGLSTACVVNIGAQVTSVICIEDGVAVPNTEKTLPFGGEDISRCLLWTQRHHQTWPQFRTDILTKPIDMLMLNRLRESYCEIKEGEVDAIALVQSYEDGMPAGSHKTRLNALNVPPMGLFYPMLFVPDVYPPPPRSWFHDCEDMLEDAWHVEYPRKPDMSDGLYPGFNGLPMWDNYPVFASKPKKEEKIGLAEAITNSILSTGRIDLKRKLFCSIQLIGGVALTHGLISVAEERVLLAIPTNEAIDTVEVLPSRTTPTFVTWKGGAILGILDFGRDAWIQREDWIRNGIHVGSGRKYKDSYFLQAQAMCYINS, from the exons ATG GATTACTTGAAAACGGTAGTGCCGTCACAACTCATCGCCGAGAGAGGCTCTAATTTAGTTGTCATAAATCCAG GTTCTGCAAACGTTAGAATTGGACTTGCACCACAGGATACTCCTTATGATATTCCTCACTGTATCGCTCGTTACACCAATCAAACTCCTAAATTAAATGTTAAAGATCAG ATGCTGAATTCTCAGGTCACGACAGCACAACACATGGAGCGCGAGAAAGCGTATGATATT ATTGCTTCGTATTTGAAGATACCGTTTCTAGACGAAGAGGTTGCTAATAGTTCTTTCCCGCGCAAG ACTGGACGTGTTGATGGATTTAATTCGCAGAGTGGAAGGAAGGATGTGCCTTTAACATGGACTAATGTGTATGAGAAGGAAACTGATTTTTCTTTGGCATCGG AAAGACCAACAAATGAAGGTCAGATCGGCGAGTCTGCAGAGAAGCATGGAAATGCAGATGCTAAGGAGGCTAGCACAAGTAAATACCGAAAATTCATTTGTGGTGGGGAAGCACTAAGAATTTCCCCTGCAGAGCCATATTGCTTACATCGTCCTATTCGAAGGGGtcatttaaacatttcacaGCATTATTCCTTGCAGCAG GTGCTTGAGGACCTGCATGCTATTTGGGATTGGATTTTGATAGAGAAACTGCAGCTTCCTCATTCTGGAAGAAATAAGTTTGCTGCGATCCTTGTTTTGCCTGAAACATTTGATAATCGTG AAATAAAAGAAATGATATCTGTTGTGCTACAAGATTTGTGCTTTAGCTCGGTAGTAGTACACCAG GAAGGTATTGCAGCAATTTTTGGAAATGGGTTATCAACAGCATGTGTCGTAAATATTGGTGCTCAAGTGACATCTGTCATCTGCATTGAG GATGGAGTTGCTGTACCTAATACAGAAAAGACTTTGCCCTTCGGCGGAGAG gaCATATCTAGATGTCTGCTCTGGACTCAGAGGCATCATCAGACATGGCCCCAATTTCGAACTGACATTTTGACAAAGCCTATAGACATGCTGATGCTTAACAGGCTGAGGGAGTCTTATTGTGAGATCAAG GAGGGAGAGGTCGATGCTATTGCTCTAGTTCAGTCTTATGAGGATGGTATGCCAGCTGGATCTCATAAAACCAGGCTAAATGCTCTTAAT GTACCTCCTATGGGTTTGTTCTACCCAATGCTGTTTGTTCCAGATGTTTATCCTCCACCTCCACGTTCATG GTTCCATGACTGTGAGGATATGCTAGAAGATGCATGGCATGTGGAATACCCTCGAAAACCAGACATGTCAGATGGTTTATATCCTGGTTTTAATGGATTGCCAATGTGGGATAACTATCCAGTTTTTGCTTCTAAGCCTAAGAAAGAAGAGAAGATTGGTCTTGCAGAAGCTATCACCAATAGCATCCTCTCAACTG GGCGTATAGACTTGAAGAGGAAACTATTTTGCAGCATACAATTG ATTGGTGGAGTGGCTTTGACACATGGTCTCATTTCTGTAGCAGAAGAGAG AGTCTTACTTGCAATTCCTACTAATGAAGCAATTGACACTGTCGAG GTTCTGCCGTCGAGAACTACTCCAACTTTTGTGACCTGGAAAGGTGGAGCT ATTCTTGGAATTCTTGATTTTGGTCGGGATGCTTGGATACAAAGGGAGGACTGGATACGGAACGGGATTCACGTTGGTAGTGGCAGAAAGTACAAAGACTCTTACTTTCTACAAGCACAAGCTATGTGTTACATAAATTCTTGA
- the LOC126667790 gene encoding actin-related protein 9 isoform X3, with amino-acid sequence MDYLKTVVPSQLIAERGSNLVVINPGSANVRIGLAPQDTPYDIPHCIARYTNQTPKLNVKDQMLNSQVTTAQHMEREKAYDIIASYLKIPFLDEEVANSSFPRKTGRVDGFNSQSGRKDVPLTWTNVYEKETDFSLASERPTNEGQIGESAEKHGNADAKEASTSKYRKFICGGEALRISPAEPYCLHRPIRRGHLNISQHYSLQQVLEDLHAIWDWILIEKLQLPHSGRNKFAAILVLPETFDNREIKEMISVVLQDLCFSSVVVHQEGIAAIFGNGLSTACVVNIGAQVTSVICIEDGVAVPNTEKTLPFGGEDISRCLLWTQRHHQTWPQFRTDILTKPIDMLMLNRLRESYCEIKEGEVDAIALVQSYEDGMPAGSHKTRLNALNVPPMGLFYPMLFVPDVYPPPPRSWFHDCEDMLEDAWHVEYPRKPDMSDGLYPGFNGLPMWDNYPVFASKPKKEEKIGLAEAITNSILSTGRIDLKRKLFCSIQLIGGVALTHGLISVAEERVLLAIPTNEAIDTVETIITLSILTWQHGGLIKGGIFR; translated from the exons ATG GATTACTTGAAAACGGTAGTGCCGTCACAACTCATCGCCGAGAGAGGCTCTAATTTAGTTGTCATAAATCCAG GTTCTGCAAACGTTAGAATTGGACTTGCACCACAGGATACTCCTTATGATATTCCTCACTGTATCGCTCGTTACACCAATCAAACTCCTAAATTAAATGTTAAAGATCAG ATGCTGAATTCTCAGGTCACGACAGCACAACACATGGAGCGCGAGAAAGCGTATGATATT ATTGCTTCGTATTTGAAGATACCGTTTCTAGACGAAGAGGTTGCTAATAGTTCTTTCCCGCGCAAG ACTGGACGTGTTGATGGATTTAATTCGCAGAGTGGAAGGAAGGATGTGCCTTTAACATGGACTAATGTGTATGAGAAGGAAACTGATTTTTCTTTGGCATCGG AAAGACCAACAAATGAAGGTCAGATCGGCGAGTCTGCAGAGAAGCATGGAAATGCAGATGCTAAGGAGGCTAGCACAAGTAAATACCGAAAATTCATTTGTGGTGGGGAAGCACTAAGAATTTCCCCTGCAGAGCCATATTGCTTACATCGTCCTATTCGAAGGGGtcatttaaacatttcacaGCATTATTCCTTGCAGCAG GTGCTTGAGGACCTGCATGCTATTTGGGATTGGATTTTGATAGAGAAACTGCAGCTTCCTCATTCTGGAAGAAATAAGTTTGCTGCGATCCTTGTTTTGCCTGAAACATTTGATAATCGTG AAATAAAAGAAATGATATCTGTTGTGCTACAAGATTTGTGCTTTAGCTCGGTAGTAGTACACCAG GAAGGTATTGCAGCAATTTTTGGAAATGGGTTATCAACAGCATGTGTCGTAAATATTGGTGCTCAAGTGACATCTGTCATCTGCATTGAG GATGGAGTTGCTGTACCTAATACAGAAAAGACTTTGCCCTTCGGCGGAGAG gaCATATCTAGATGTCTGCTCTGGACTCAGAGGCATCATCAGACATGGCCCCAATTTCGAACTGACATTTTGACAAAGCCTATAGACATGCTGATGCTTAACAGGCTGAGGGAGTCTTATTGTGAGATCAAG GAGGGAGAGGTCGATGCTATTGCTCTAGTTCAGTCTTATGAGGATGGTATGCCAGCTGGATCTCATAAAACCAGGCTAAATGCTCTTAAT GTACCTCCTATGGGTTTGTTCTACCCAATGCTGTTTGTTCCAGATGTTTATCCTCCACCTCCACGTTCATG GTTCCATGACTGTGAGGATATGCTAGAAGATGCATGGCATGTGGAATACCCTCGAAAACCAGACATGTCAGATGGTTTATATCCTGGTTTTAATGGATTGCCAATGTGGGATAACTATCCAGTTTTTGCTTCTAAGCCTAAGAAAGAAGAGAAGATTGGTCTTGCAGAAGCTATCACCAATAGCATCCTCTCAACTG GGCGTATAGACTTGAAGAGGAAACTATTTTGCAGCATACAATTG ATTGGTGGAGTGGCTTTGACACATGGTCTCATTTCTGTAGCAGAAGAGAG AGTCTTACTTGCAATTCCTACTAATGAAGCAATTGACACTGTCGAG ACAATAATAACTTTGAGCATCCTAACATGGCAACATGGAGGGCTAATAAAGGGTGGCATCTTTAGATAG
- the LOC126667790 gene encoding actin-related protein 9 isoform X4, whose protein sequence is MDYLKTVVPSQLIAERGSNLVVINPGSANVRIGLAPQDTPYDIPHCIARYTNQTPKLNVKDQMLNSQVTTAQHMEREKAYDIIASYLKIPFLDEEVANSSFPRKTGRVDGFNSQSGRKDVPLTWTNVYEKETDFSLASERPTNEGQIGESAEKHGNADAKEASTSKYRKFICGGEALRISPAEPYCLHRPIRRGHLNISQHYSLQQVLEDLHAIWDWILIEKLQLPHSGRNKFAAILVLPETFDNREIKEMISVVLQDLCFSSVVVHQEGIAAIFGNGLSTACVVNIGAQVTSVICIEDGVAVPNTEKTLPFGGEDISRCLLWTQRHHQTWPQFRTDILTKPIDMLMLNRLRESYCEIKEGEVDAIALVQSYEDGMPAGSHKTRLNALNVPPMGLFYPMLFVPDVYPPPPRSWFHDCEDMLEDAWHVEYPRKPDMSDGLYPGFNGLPMWDNYPVFASKPKKEEKIGLAEAITNSILSTVIRLIWRCFLDWWSGFDTWSHFCSRRESLTCNSY, encoded by the exons ATG GATTACTTGAAAACGGTAGTGCCGTCACAACTCATCGCCGAGAGAGGCTCTAATTTAGTTGTCATAAATCCAG GTTCTGCAAACGTTAGAATTGGACTTGCACCACAGGATACTCCTTATGATATTCCTCACTGTATCGCTCGTTACACCAATCAAACTCCTAAATTAAATGTTAAAGATCAG ATGCTGAATTCTCAGGTCACGACAGCACAACACATGGAGCGCGAGAAAGCGTATGATATT ATTGCTTCGTATTTGAAGATACCGTTTCTAGACGAAGAGGTTGCTAATAGTTCTTTCCCGCGCAAG ACTGGACGTGTTGATGGATTTAATTCGCAGAGTGGAAGGAAGGATGTGCCTTTAACATGGACTAATGTGTATGAGAAGGAAACTGATTTTTCTTTGGCATCGG AAAGACCAACAAATGAAGGTCAGATCGGCGAGTCTGCAGAGAAGCATGGAAATGCAGATGCTAAGGAGGCTAGCACAAGTAAATACCGAAAATTCATTTGTGGTGGGGAAGCACTAAGAATTTCCCCTGCAGAGCCATATTGCTTACATCGTCCTATTCGAAGGGGtcatttaaacatttcacaGCATTATTCCTTGCAGCAG GTGCTTGAGGACCTGCATGCTATTTGGGATTGGATTTTGATAGAGAAACTGCAGCTTCCTCATTCTGGAAGAAATAAGTTTGCTGCGATCCTTGTTTTGCCTGAAACATTTGATAATCGTG AAATAAAAGAAATGATATCTGTTGTGCTACAAGATTTGTGCTTTAGCTCGGTAGTAGTACACCAG GAAGGTATTGCAGCAATTTTTGGAAATGGGTTATCAACAGCATGTGTCGTAAATATTGGTGCTCAAGTGACATCTGTCATCTGCATTGAG GATGGAGTTGCTGTACCTAATACAGAAAAGACTTTGCCCTTCGGCGGAGAG gaCATATCTAGATGTCTGCTCTGGACTCAGAGGCATCATCAGACATGGCCCCAATTTCGAACTGACATTTTGACAAAGCCTATAGACATGCTGATGCTTAACAGGCTGAGGGAGTCTTATTGTGAGATCAAG GAGGGAGAGGTCGATGCTATTGCTCTAGTTCAGTCTTATGAGGATGGTATGCCAGCTGGATCTCATAAAACCAGGCTAAATGCTCTTAAT GTACCTCCTATGGGTTTGTTCTACCCAATGCTGTTTGTTCCAGATGTTTATCCTCCACCTCCACGTTCATG GTTCCATGACTGTGAGGATATGCTAGAAGATGCATGGCATGTGGAATACCCTCGAAAACCAGACATGTCAGATGGTTTATATCCTGGTTTTAATGGATTGCCAATGTGGGATAACTATCCAGTTTTTGCTTCTAAGCCTAAGAAAGAAGAGAAGATTGGTCTTGCAGAAGCTATCACCAATAGCATCCTCTCAACTG TGATAAGATTGATATGGCGTTGTTTTTTAGATTGGTGGAGTGGCTTTGACACATGGTCTCATTTCTGTAGCAGAAGAGAG AGTCTTACTTGCAATTCCTACTAA